One genomic region from Dehalobacter restrictus DSM 9455 encodes:
- a CDS encoding reductive dehalogenase, which translates to MFGSDKRNGKSEKKFEVTRRGFLKTGAAAAAMGVLGAIQAPSKIADAAVSNYGYIPGKKGLWSKLRPEPNYGGASVSYAEHNDQWLGTSQIVGTVKQTSEKNMGFAQAAQGNFGPKSQAGLFTLGPRYPINAGIGPAMAQISGEPIVDGAPSPEKLPIPDPEQMSMHIKDLAYYLRADEVGIGKMPELAYYSNKMNPPLIAIVAGAVPKGVPITETPFNERMPYVIMVAVEQHLETYMASTGYDGIANTQSFRCYHATANISVIIAGYIRALGYHARAHHFGNYGAVMAPALISAGMGELTRTGDCVAHPRIGFRSKVAAITTDLPLVPDKPIDFGMLDFCRVCRKCADNCPAQAISFDKDPVEYNGYIRWNSDFKKCTGFRTGNDAGNCCGRCIKTCPWNSKESSWFHEAGIWIGSKGETSAKLLKGIDDMFGYGTEEIEKYKWWLEWPEMYKFKY; encoded by the coding sequence ATGTTTGGCTCTGATAAACGGAATGGTAAATCAGAAAAAAAATTTGAAGTTACTCGTCGAGGTTTTTTAAAAACAGGAGCAGCTGCGGCTGCCATGGGCGTTCTTGGAGCAATTCAGGCTCCCTCCAAGATAGCTGATGCAGCTGTAAGCAACTATGGATACATTCCCGGGAAAAAAGGTCTATGGTCCAAGCTGAGGCCCGAACCGAATTATGGGGGTGCTTCGGTCAGTTATGCTGAGCATAATGATCAATGGCTTGGGACAAGTCAAATTGTTGGAACTGTAAAACAGACCAGTGAAAAAAATATGGGATTTGCGCAGGCTGCCCAAGGAAATTTTGGCCCTAAATCACAAGCGGGGCTATTTACACTCGGGCCAAGGTATCCGATTAATGCGGGTATTGGTCCTGCTATGGCTCAAATTTCCGGTGAACCAATTGTTGACGGCGCCCCGAGTCCTGAAAAACTTCCTATTCCTGATCCGGAACAAATGTCCATGCATATTAAAGATTTAGCGTACTACCTGAGGGCGGATGAGGTCGGAATTGGAAAAATGCCGGAATTAGCTTATTACTCGAATAAAATGAATCCTCCGCTTATAGCGATTGTTGCCGGTGCGGTTCCCAAAGGAGTTCCAATTACAGAGACTCCTTTCAATGAACGGATGCCTTATGTCATTATGGTTGCAGTAGAGCAGCACTTGGAAACCTATATGGCATCAACCGGGTATGATGGCATTGCTAATACCCAATCATTTCGGTGTTATCATGCAACAGCCAATATTTCAGTGATTATTGCCGGATACATCAGGGCACTTGGTTATCATGCCAGGGCACATCATTTTGGTAACTATGGAGCAGTTATGGCACCTGCTTTAATCTCGGCTGGTATGGGTGAACTTACTCGAACAGGAGACTGTGTAGCCCATCCGCGTATAGGATTTCGCAGCAAAGTAGCAGCTATCACCACGGATTTGCCTTTGGTTCCGGATAAACCCATTGACTTTGGAATGTTGGATTTTTGCAGAGTATGCAGAAAGTGCGCGGACAATTGTCCTGCCCAAGCAATTTCTTTTGATAAGGATCCTGTAGAATATAACGGATATATACGATGGAACAGTGATTTTAAGAAATGTACGGGATTTAGAACCGGCAACGATGCTGGAAACTGCTGTGGCCGTTGTATTAAAACATGTCCATGGAATTCTAAGGAAAGTTCCTGGTTTCATGAAGCCGGCATTTGGATCGGCAGCAAAGGGGAGACTAGTGCCAAACTTCTTAAAGGCATAGACGATATGTTTGGTTACGGGACTGAAGAGATCGAAAAATACAAATGGTGGCTGGAATGGCCGGAGATGTATAAATTTAAGTATTAA
- a CDS encoding reductive dehalogenase — protein MADSLKSKNAPEEKLQVSRRGFLKTGAAAAAIGVLGAIKAPSKVAEAAVSNYEYITPKKGQWSKLKPEPNYGGASVSYAEHNDQWLGTSKIVGTVKKFKEKDMGFALVAQGLLGPKAQAGFYTIGIRHPLSDALGWAISPIFGENIVDGQPKPEKLPIPDPEQMSMHIKDVAYYLRADEVGIGKMPEYGYYSDKMNPPMMGIIGGMVPRGTPLQDVPFTEKMPYVIVVAVEQHLETYLASTGYDGISDSQSFRCYHATANISIIMAKYIRELGYHARAHHFGNYGAVMAPCLIAAGMGELTRTGDCVAHPRMGFRNKVAAITTDLPLVPDKPIDFGMADFCRVCNKCADNCPSQAITHDRDMVDYNGYLRWNSDFKKCAQFRAGNDQGVSCGVCIKVCPWSSKESSWFHEAGIWIGSKGETASSLLKGIDDMFGYGTEIVDKYKWWLEWPELYKFEY, from the coding sequence ATGGCAGATTCTTTAAAAAGTAAAAATGCTCCAGAAGAAAAACTTCAGGTAAGCCGCCGAGGTTTCTTGAAAACTGGAGCGGCTGCAGCAGCAATAGGTGTTCTTGGCGCGATCAAAGCGCCCTCAAAAGTAGCTGAAGCTGCGGTAAGCAACTACGAATACATCACCCCCAAAAAAGGACAATGGTCTAAATTGAAACCGGAACCGAATTATGGAGGCGCTTCTGTCAGTTACGCAGAGCACAATGACCAATGGCTTGGCACCTCCAAAATTGTAGGGACGGTAAAGAAGTTTAAAGAAAAAGATATGGGATTTGCGTTAGTTGCCCAAGGTCTCTTAGGACCCAAGGCACAGGCGGGGTTCTATACGATCGGTATTAGACACCCGCTGAGTGATGCGCTCGGTTGGGCTATTTCCCCCATATTCGGAGAAAACATCGTTGATGGTCAGCCCAAACCGGAGAAACTTCCGATACCTGATCCCGAGCAAATGTCCATGCATATTAAAGATGTTGCTTACTATCTGAGAGCTGATGAAGTCGGAATCGGGAAGATGCCTGAATACGGTTATTACTCTGATAAAATGAATCCCCCGATGATGGGAATTATCGGCGGTATGGTGCCAAGGGGGACGCCCCTTCAAGATGTACCCTTTACGGAGAAGATGCCCTATGTCATCGTTGTTGCGGTTGAGCAGCATTTAGAGACTTACTTGGCCTCAACCGGATATGACGGAATTTCAGATTCCCAATCTTTCCGCTGTTATCATGCGACCGCCAACATTTCTATCATTATGGCTAAATACATCAGAGAGCTTGGATACCATGCCAGAGCACATCATTTTGGCAACTATGGAGCCGTAATGGCGCCCTGTTTAATCGCTGCAGGGATGGGGGAACTTACCCGGACCGGGGATTGTGTTGCCCACCCGCGTATGGGGTTCCGCAATAAAGTGGCAGCCATCACCACGGATTTGCCTTTGGTCCCGGATAAGCCAATTGATTTCGGAATGGCGGATTTCTGCCGTGTGTGCAATAAGTGCGCCGATAATTGTCCTTCCCAAGCTATCACGCATGACAGGGATATGGTAGATTATAACGGCTATTTGCGTTGGAACAGCGATTTCAAAAAGTGCGCACAATTTAGGGCAGGTAATGATCAAGGAGTTAGCTGCGGCGTTTGTATTAAGGTATGTCCATGGAGTTCCAAGGAAAGTTCATGGTTTCACGAGGCCGGAATTTGGATTGGAAGCAAAGGGGAAACTGCTTCAAGCCTCTTAAAAGGTATTGATGATATGTTTGGTTATGGCACAGAGATTGTCGATAAATATAAATGGTGGTTGGAATGGCCGGAACTGTATAAGTTCGAATATTAA
- a CDS encoding FKBP-type peptidyl-prolyl cis-trans isomerase, which yields MAVNIELRDGMKQFELGKYKGLNVDRFDVSVKEEELNEALNYVKKSLDEIQVEKNEPIETGDYVIVNFEGTENGKTVPKFRERSFKFRLGDENVLQEFSANLLGKKMGETVIFETSIQPVLLEYQALWGQLITFSVEIVKVYCIKEPELTDDMIRKIEPRVKTLQELKEFLAAEINQEKKAIARAANIEKVFQALADQSKYEFDEETLKQAAENLYRKFAEELKAVHDMELIHYLMQRKITADELLAECKEEAAKIILGEKILDAVIQAEGIQLTDEEMKQAKEQLKKRKSQQDNQAADLAGELKMLETQQLRRTAMDFLLEANLAKG from the coding sequence GTGGCAGTCAACATAGAGCTTAGAGACGGAATGAAACAATTTGAACTTGGAAAATACAAAGGATTAAACGTCGATCGTTTTGATGTCTCCGTCAAAGAAGAAGAACTTAACGAAGCGCTTAATTATGTTAAGAAATCTTTGGACGAGATCCAGGTCGAAAAAAATGAACCGATCGAAACCGGAGACTATGTCATCGTAAATTTTGAAGGGACGGAGAATGGCAAGACAGTCCCGAAGTTTAGAGAGAGAAGCTTTAAGTTCAGATTGGGTGACGAAAACGTTTTACAGGAATTCTCCGCCAACCTGCTTGGTAAGAAAATGGGCGAGACAGTGATATTTGAAACCTCGATACAACCTGTCTTACTGGAATACCAAGCCTTATGGGGGCAGCTTATCACCTTTTCCGTCGAGATTGTAAAAGTATATTGTATAAAAGAGCCGGAATTGACAGATGATATGATCCGGAAAATTGAACCGCGAGTAAAAACGCTGCAGGAATTAAAAGAATTCTTAGCAGCAGAGATCAACCAAGAGAAAAAGGCAATAGCACGCGCAGCCAACATCGAAAAAGTATTTCAGGCTCTGGCCGATCAAAGCAAATATGAATTTGATGAAGAGACCTTAAAGCAAGCGGCAGAGAATTTGTACCGAAAATTTGCCGAGGAGCTTAAGGCCGTCCACGACATGGAACTCATTCATTACTTGATGCAAAGGAAGATAACGGCTGATGAGCTGCTGGCTGAATGTAAAGAAGAGGCTGCGAAAATAATTCTTGGCGAGAAAATTTTGGATGCAGTGATTCAAGCAGAAGGGATTCAGCTGACTGACGAAGAAATGAAGCAGGCAAAAGAACAGTTGAAGAAAAGGAAAAGTCAGCAAGACAATCAAGCAGCGGATTTGGCTGGAGAGCTAAAGATGTTGGAGACCCAACAGCTGCGAAGAACTGCCATGGATTTCTTGCTGGAGGCGAATTTGGCAAAAGGATAG
- a CDS encoding Crp/Fnr family transcriptional regulator: protein MKDKYFPILSNDEINVRTYFEKNGDLRFLKKGETLSNPETPIEGIHYIIKGNVDVFFMSSDGRKKTIGIEIPGCLLGDVGTFEEELQPVYYKALTQLETCFISKSDVKILLDNYPCIRDYILRSLSSKVMMLVGQLSQSCFSNAETKVGKLLLQFAYYFGINSNQNELRLIHFPISQQFVSDLAGINRVTVAKILANFKEEGLIERVEGMYSINIDRMEKLIELFELN, encoded by the coding sequence ATGAAAGACAAATATTTTCCTATCTTATCGAATGATGAAATAAATGTAAGGACGTATTTCGAAAAAAATGGCGATTTGCGTTTTCTAAAGAAAGGTGAAACGCTCTCGAATCCCGAAACTCCGATTGAGGGTATTCACTATATCATTAAAGGGAATGTAGATGTTTTTTTCATGTCTTCCGATGGACGAAAAAAAACTATAGGAATAGAAATACCGGGGTGCCTTTTGGGAGATGTCGGAACTTTTGAAGAGGAATTGCAACCGGTTTATTATAAAGCTCTTACTCAGCTCGAAACTTGTTTTATTAGCAAATCTGACGTTAAAATCTTATTAGATAATTATCCATGTATCAGAGACTATATTTTACGCTCCCTCAGTAGCAAAGTTATGATGTTGGTTGGACAATTGAGTCAATCTTGTTTTAGTAATGCAGAAACCAAGGTTGGCAAATTACTACTGCAGTTCGCGTACTATTTCGGCATAAATAGCAACCAAAATGAGCTTCGGTTAATTCACTTTCCTATTAGCCAACAATTTGTTAGTGATTTAGCAGGTATCAATAGGGTAACCGTCGCAAAAATCTTAGCAAATTTTAAAGAAGAAGGTTTAATTGAAAGAGTAGAAGGAATGTACTCGATAAATATAGATAGAATGGAAAAGTTAATTGAATTGTTCGAATTAAATTAA
- a CDS encoding Crp/Fnr family transcriptional regulator codes for MGEVLRGCVLPDTFYPVENLCDYLDFGSQRSYRKGEAVLLPDEVLGKIIFVLSGRLKVSTITPDGREKFIYSAGQYCLMDRLFSFEEDHILIIAVEDSKVCFFTKEQLLMVFKQDEELIIDVLRNFASKVYYFLNQTNELNLYSPSARILRLLYELYKSKGKYKNNTWEINIYLPNKGISEITGLHFVTVSKIFGYLKRQKILKKTKTKIIIYDVERLKSLIDEGITY; via the coding sequence ATGGGAGAAGTTCTTAGAGGCTGTGTTCTACCAGATACTTTTTATCCGGTCGAAAATCTATGTGATTACCTTGATTTCGGCTCACAGCGCAGTTATCGAAAGGGAGAAGCAGTATTATTGCCCGATGAAGTCTTAGGTAAAATAATATTCGTTCTATCAGGAAGATTAAAAGTTTCAACCATAACCCCAGATGGCAGAGAAAAATTTATTTATTCGGCCGGGCAGTATTGTCTTATGGATAGATTATTTAGTTTTGAAGAAGATCATATCCTAATCATTGCGGTTGAGGACAGCAAGGTATGCTTTTTTACAAAAGAGCAGTTACTGATGGTTTTTAAACAGGATGAAGAACTAATTATTGATGTCCTAAGAAATTTTGCCTCAAAAGTGTATTATTTCTTAAATCAAACCAATGAATTGAATTTATATAGTCCATCAGCAAGAATTTTACGATTGCTTTACGAACTATATAAAAGTAAGGGAAAATATAAAAATAACACTTGGGAAATAAATATCTATTTGCCTAATAAAGGTATATCTGAGATAACCGGGCTTCACTTTGTGACGGTTAGTAAAATATTCGGATATTTGAAGAGACAAAAAATATTAAAGAAAACAAAAACTAAAATTATTATCTATGATGTGGAAAGGCTAAAAAGTTTAATTGATGAGGGAATAACGTACTGA
- a CDS encoding IS630 family transposase yields the protein MIPPEQSSAFVAAMENVLEVYSRPYNQDYPVICMDEKPIQFFADTRKGFRSRRNAAGYYDHEYIKNGNGCIFLFTEPLQGWRYADAQEHRTKIDWAKQIAWLAEDQYPEAKKIVLVMDNLNIHSVASLYDAFEPKRAFEIANRLEIHYTPKHGSWMNIAEIELSALGRQCLESRRIPSLELLRKELKFWFVDRTRNNEELIGTLLQMTPGLSSSAFILLLTFSCYRVLV from the coding sequence ATGATACCACCGGAGCAAAGTTCAGCTTTTGTTGCCGCAATGGAAAACGTGTTAGAGGTATATAGCCGACCTTATAATCAGGATTATCCTGTGATCTGCATGGATGAAAAACCAATTCAATTCTTTGCTGATACACGAAAGGGCTTTAGGTCAAGGCGGAATGCTGCAGGGTATTATGATCATGAATATATCAAAAACGGAAACGGTTGTATCTTTCTGTTTACAGAGCCACTGCAAGGCTGGCGATATGCAGACGCCCAAGAGCACCGAACAAAAATCGATTGGGCGAAGCAAATAGCGTGGCTAGCCGAAGATCAATATCCAGAGGCCAAAAAGATTGTGCTTGTCATGGATAACCTAAATATCCATTCCGTTGCATCATTATATGATGCTTTTGAGCCAAAACGCGCTTTTGAGATTGCAAATCGCCTGGAAATACATTACACACCAAAACACGGAAGCTGGATGAACATTGCTGAGATTGAATTATCCGCTCTTGGGCGGCAGTGCTTGGAAAGCAGACGTATCCCCTCGCTTGAATTATTACGAAAGGAACTTAAGTTCTGGTTTGTAGACCGAACAAGAAACAACGAGGAATTGATTGGCACTTTACTACAGATGACGCCAGGATTAAGCTCAAGCGCCTTTATCCTATTGTTAACTTTTAGCTGTTACAGAGTACTAGTGTAA
- a CDS encoding tetrachloroethene dehalogenase, whose product MKIANDFVWMFFGMLMLFIQFGIWQYSKSKAKNTIPIQLCGFLTNFLFIFTLAWAYASLLEHEYQAVSMGFVFFGGATLIPGIITYRLLNRSEKKSKNNSATTSV is encoded by the coding sequence ATGAAAATTGCGAATGACTTTGTTTGGATGTTTTTCGGTATGTTAATGCTCTTTATTCAATTTGGTATTTGGCAGTATTCAAAAAGCAAAGCAAAAAATACGATTCCAATACAGCTTTGTGGTTTTCTTACGAACTTCTTATTTATATTTACTTTAGCATGGGCGTACGCCAGCCTTCTTGAGCATGAATACCAGGCTGTCTCTATGGGGTTTGTCTTTTTTGGAGGTGCAACGCTCATTCCGGGTATTATTACGTATAGACTATTAAACCGTTCAGAAAAGAAGAGCAAAAATAATTCTGCAACCACCTCAGTCTAG
- a CDS encoding IS5 family transposase, which translates to MGQQTFSDIEYSNRRKKTKREEFLEIMNEIIPWDEWVALIQPHYFDGKRGRPPLGIEKMLRMYLLQIWFSLSDEGVEDAIYDSYAMRKFMGIDFIHEQAPDATTLLKFRHLIEESGLGKAFFEAINRCLEQCGHIMKGGTIVDATLISAPSSTKNASGSRDPEMHQTKKGNQWYFGMKCHIGVDAGTGYIHGIAATGANVHDIAEASKLMRPEDEVFYGDAGYLGLNKRPEITEDPHKSQIDYRIAERPGKKRSMDNGPARDFYCHIEFRKASVRAKVEHAFHIIKNIFGFKKVCYRGIAKNLNRLYMLAASANLLMCARSGGWRSQCA; encoded by the coding sequence ATGGGGCAACAAACCTTTTCGGATATAGAATACTCAAACCGACGGAAGAAAACGAAACGAGAAGAATTTCTTGAAATAATGAACGAGATCATCCCCTGGGACGAATGGGTGGCGCTTATACAGCCGCACTATTTTGACGGTAAGCGCGGTCGTCCACCGCTCGGGATTGAAAAAATGCTGAGAATGTATCTGCTGCAGATATGGTTTAGCCTTTCTGACGAAGGTGTAGAGGATGCCATTTACGACAGTTACGCCATGCGAAAATTTATGGGAATAGACTTCATACATGAGCAGGCGCCGGATGCGACCACCCTGCTCAAATTCCGTCATTTGATTGAGGAAAGCGGCTTAGGGAAGGCATTCTTTGAGGCGATCAACCGTTGTTTGGAACAGTGCGGACATATCATGAAAGGTGGAACCATTGTTGACGCCACACTGATCAGCGCGCCATCCTCAACGAAGAACGCAAGCGGTAGCCGCGATCCGGAGATGCACCAAACAAAGAAGGGTAATCAGTGGTATTTCGGCATGAAATGCCATATCGGTGTGGACGCAGGGACCGGTTATATTCATGGTATAGCGGCAACAGGCGCAAATGTGCATGACATAGCCGAAGCGTCAAAGCTAATGAGGCCGGAAGACGAGGTTTTCTACGGTGACGCCGGATATTTGGGACTAAATAAACGACCGGAAATCACAGAGGACCCTCACAAATCACAAATTGATTACCGTATCGCTGAGCGTCCCGGAAAGAAACGCAGCATGGACAATGGCCCTGCACGGGATTTTTATTGCCATATAGAGTTTCGGAAAGCGTCTGTCCGAGCCAAAGTGGAGCACGCCTTTCATATCATTAAGAACATATTTGGCTTCAAAAAGGTTTGTTATAGAGGAATTGCCAAGAATCTGAATAGACTGTATATGCTGGCCGCCAGCGCAAACCTGCTGATGTGCGCCCGAAGCGGCGGCTGGCGAAGCCAATGCGCGTAA
- a CDS encoding creatininase family protein — protein MSILYPKRFVAPFLPPVTVFFNFTIFLSGGRFNQCFPNIVEDVCLGLAKWGFDKIVIICAHGEPKNNEAIKEGIKRASVKKDGLKVKVSAWFHHGLPRMSSVCKGEHPEWDFHAGEWETGLILLRHPELVDQEELIKLKPNYEAEHLFERISAGKNDWKDVGAPLAYLGDPQIATKETGDKVYDIFSDIVVEEVLELIK, from the coding sequence TTGAGTATTCTATATCCGAAAAGGTTTGTTGCCCCATTTTTACCACCTGTTACTGTTTTCTTTAATTTTACCATTTTTTTGTCCGGGGGGCGATTTAATCAGTGTTTCCCTAATATTGTAGAAGACGTTTGTCTTGGTTTAGCCAAATGGGGATTTGATAAAATAGTCATTATATGCGCTCATGGCGAGCCCAAAAATAACGAAGCGATCAAAGAAGGAATCAAAAGAGCTTCAGTGAAAAAAGATGGATTAAAGGTTAAGGTATCCGCGTGGTTTCATCATGGACTGCCTAGAATGAGTTCAGTATGCAAGGGAGAACATCCGGAATGGGATTTTCATGCCGGAGAATGGGAAACAGGTTTAATCTTACTTAGACATCCCGAATTAGTGGATCAGGAAGAATTAATTAAGCTAAAACCTAATTATGAGGCAGAACATCTCTTTGAGAGAATTTCTGCTGGTAAAAACGACTGGAAAGATGTAGGCGCTCCTTTGGCATATTTAGGCGATCCACAAATCGCTACGAAAGAAACCGGTGACAAGGTATATGATATTTTCTCCGACATTGTAGTTGAAGAGGTACTTGAGCTAATTAAATAA
- a CDS encoding helix-turn-helix domain-containing protein, with translation MPSVKYIIELTESDRKALTDLVTKGIAPAKLILRANILLASDRNSTKHMTVAEIAETFHTTPTTVQTVKTTYVEKGLEQTLVRRKRKIPPVPAKVTGDVEAHIIALCCSNPPKGYSRWTVRLLSEKCIELGYVKSISPMTISRTLKKTNLSLT, from the coding sequence ATGCCTTCAGTCAAATACATAATAGAACTGACCGAAAGTGACAGAAAAGCATTGACAGACCTCGTAACTAAAGGAATAGCACCAGCAAAATTAATTCTACGAGCGAATATACTTTTGGCGTCTGACAGAAACAGTACCAAACATATGACAGTAGCTGAAATAGCGGAAACTTTTCATACAACACCCACCACTGTACAGACAGTGAAAACAACATACGTGGAAAAGGGATTAGAGCAGACACTCGTAAGGAGAAAACGGAAGATCCCGCCCGTGCCAGCCAAGGTTACAGGAGACGTTGAAGCGCATATAATCGCATTATGTTGCAGCAATCCCCCTAAGGGATATTCACGTTGGACAGTCCGACTCTTGTCAGAGAAGTGTATAGAACTTGGCTATGTCAAGTCTATCTCACCTATGACAATAAGTCGTACACTTAAAAAAACGAACTTAAGCCTCACCTGA
- a CDS encoding Crp/Fnr family transcriptional regulator codes for MEKIANNYGALPNHFYPIKKLQNYIHMGVVREYRKGDSIVLPGELIDRIIYVLSGKLSISFLNEDGRKKIMFYADPYTFSDRLFPVDPCSVHVVSVEKSTVCFFSKEQLSEIFQMDKEMILEFITSYSSKCSYFMRETHEMAVYSPSARVLRLLYDLCINQGKLVDGVYQIDVKLSQKSISEMTGIHYVTVCKLFGYLRKANILHKTTNKITVFDLQGLKNLIE; via the coding sequence ATGGAAAAAATAGCAAATAATTATGGGGCCTTGCCGAATCATTTTTATCCGATTAAGAAGCTGCAAAATTATATTCACATGGGCGTTGTCCGTGAATATCGTAAAGGCGATTCCATTGTATTGCCCGGAGAGTTAATAGATAGAATCATCTATGTGCTTTCCGGGAAACTAAGTATAAGTTTTCTTAATGAAGACGGACGGAAAAAAATAATGTTCTATGCGGATCCGTATACCTTTTCCGACAGATTATTCCCGGTTGATCCCTGCTCTGTTCATGTTGTCTCGGTAGAAAAAAGTACAGTATGTTTTTTCTCCAAAGAACAACTTTCAGAGATCTTCCAGATGGATAAAGAAATGATTCTTGAATTCATTACATCCTATTCGTCGAAATGTAGTTATTTTATGCGGGAAACTCATGAGATGGCCGTTTATAGCCCATCAGCCCGGGTCTTGCGCTTGCTTTATGATCTTTGCATTAATCAGGGGAAATTAGTTGATGGTGTTTATCAAATTGACGTAAAATTATCTCAAAAGTCTATCTCAGAAATGACAGGTATTCACTATGTGACTGTCTGCAAACTATTCGGATATCTAAGAAAAGCAAATATTCTGCATAAAACGACAAATAAGATTACAGTCTTTGACTTGCAAGGGCTTAAAAACTTAATTGAATGA
- a CDS encoding 4Fe-4S binding protein has protein sequence MASKKRDLESCYLIVLFITAIAAIFYGIFWTSKTIDYEAVIQQNIPGATSIEKMIGAQRAYQVDAAGKKYYAVCDSAVGYQSRIEAMTIINQEGLVEKVIVTQQGETPIFFTRLYTGKLFDQFKNLSVKEPIYLGGASGYSGYLNEKQTHNYIDRVTGSTVSSHAVAEAVNKGTAYIASKFFNTRWSNPYDSYQFNRQDLAMMVIYIIALAAAFIKKLVRLRIWILLASFGVMGFFVKEFVAASNLFSLITLQIPGLTNIGWYVLIFGTLGFIVLLGKNIYCAWICPFGAAQEVINKAAGFKSLGISPQVTKKLKLAAPTSLWAAILLGTFLGDYGTLDYQPFSAFFLFKAVWVMWLMLPVFIFISLFISRFYCQFFCPVGFILNLLNRWRNNGVSVWKQMWNKIGNQKWNRIGNQR, from the coding sequence ATGGCTAGTAAAAAGAGAGACCTGGAGTCCTGCTATCTGATCGTACTATTCATAACTGCAATCGCAGCGATCTTTTACGGTATCTTTTGGACGAGTAAAACCATTGATTACGAGGCGGTTATTCAGCAGAACATTCCCGGTGCCACATCTATTGAGAAAATGATCGGGGCCCAACGTGCTTATCAAGTTGATGCTGCAGGAAAGAAATATTATGCCGTCTGTGACTCCGCAGTAGGCTATCAATCCCGCATTGAAGCTATGACCATTATCAACCAAGAAGGTTTGGTGGAAAAAGTAATTGTCACCCAGCAGGGAGAGACCCCCATCTTCTTTACAAGACTCTATACCGGAAAACTGTTTGATCAATTTAAAAACCTTTCCGTCAAAGAACCCATTTATTTAGGAGGGGCCTCAGGCTATTCCGGTTATCTGAATGAAAAACAAACCCATAACTACATTGATAGAGTAACCGGTTCTACCGTATCGTCTCATGCTGTAGCTGAGGCCGTCAATAAAGGAACTGCCTATATCGCATCCAAATTCTTCAATACGCGCTGGAGCAATCCCTATGACAGTTATCAATTTAACCGGCAGGATTTGGCAATGATGGTGATCTATATCATCGCGCTCGCTGCAGCCTTCATCAAGAAACTCGTGCGATTGCGGATTTGGATACTTTTAGCAAGTTTCGGGGTTATGGGGTTTTTCGTAAAAGAATTCGTAGCAGCCAGCAACTTATTCTCACTAATAACACTGCAAATACCGGGCTTGACCAATATAGGATGGTATGTGCTTATTTTCGGAACATTGGGCTTTATAGTCCTCCTAGGCAAGAACATTTACTGTGCGTGGATTTGCCCTTTTGGAGCAGCCCAAGAGGTTATCAACAAAGCAGCAGGTTTTAAATCCTTGGGGATTTCCCCGCAAGTCACCAAGAAACTAAAGCTGGCTGCGCCGACCAGCCTATGGGCGGCCATCCTGCTTGGAACCTTCCTAGGGGACTATGGAACATTGGATTATCAGCCGTTTAGTGCATTCTTCCTGTTTAAAGCTGTATGGGTCATGTGGTTAATGCTGCCGGTATTTATTTTCATCAGTCTGTTTATCAGCCGGTTTTATTGTCAATTCTTCTGTCCAGTCGGCTTTATACTCAACTTACTCAATCGCTGGCGGAATAACGGGGTGAGCGTATGGAAACAAATGTGGAACAAAATAGGGAACCAAAAATGGAACCGAATAGGGAACCAAAGGTAG
- a CDS encoding creatininase family protein, protein MKLNYLSNMTTKQVRNLEEKTNIALFPMGPCEVHGTHLPMKVDVTSANEMTERAAKKLKDKGIETLIAPTLHYTLADIANSFDGNITLKFETVAKEPLINNVFYHPNK, encoded by the coding sequence ATGAAACTTAACTATCTGTCTAATATGACAACAAAGCAAGTTAGGAATTTAGAAGAAAAGACGAACATTGCTCTATTTCCAATGGGACCATGCGAAGTTCATGGGACACATCTGCCAATGAAGGTCGATGTAACGAGTGCTAACGAAATGACTGAACGAGCTGCCAAAAAATTGAAAGACAAAGGTATTGAAACATTAATAGCTCCCACACTTCATTATACTTTAGCTGATATTGCAAACTCATTTGATGGCAATATCACTCTGAAATTTGAAACTGTTGCTAAGGAACCACTGATTAATAACGTTTTTTATCATCCCAATAAATAA